The Novipirellula artificiosorum genome contains a region encoding:
- a CDS encoding secretin N-terminal domain-containing protein encodes MHQVRQSFIYVFALTGCLVSFSAAVAQSENANAVVSYALRHKSVREAEAVFAPLVADSPDVHIQADEQHGRLVLTGPPWAHDLLKQVLDRIDRNLDDGSAAAESTIRLQPPQSTGPQTQTPTTPRDVPVRLPKPNSPSGMRRSQQALPSAQTDAPQKTERTRRLMPLPMGQSKAIRDDVLRLFGERLQMATGVTAWTMDTPSGPLQIGFDLEREDVLIDGPVGTVDQFTQLLKALAERYQRQQTAGTQQRVLMLKREVQPKVRQMMQSSRSPSSTSTAVDAEGASLREERARMLFKLTGIQQSVGQVAEDLYAPEPLPAPTGQPAGQPDEEGPREQDADAAQPSQNAASSQPQLAPSLPQLEGVEVETLPDLDAIILRGRDQDLDQLSEIIRELEQLSRETQPAIELIRLRHASSVRVAELIEQTQEDLLGTRQGRATVTPLAKPNALLLLGWGEAVTALKELTLKLDRPLAPEMQFNIFRLKYASATSLQQTIASFFAGREGELAPTIQSTVDVRTNSLIVDAAPRDMVAVARLVERLDTLEGGAVQRTRVFPIQNSMAADVAETLRETIQGAQSATRSTGMELMLDDLDRERTIVSGVLENVQITVDARKNSLIVSAPAENFDIIEALIQRLDSPGMVAKIKIFPIQNGDAASLIQTLRSLLPSQPGADPVTSAQLSSAPGESSLAPLRFTVDVRSNSIIATGSDGDLKIVDALLLRLDEADAMQRQNTVYQLKNSPAVDVALAINEFLRNTRQVENASPGTLNPYAQLEKEVVVVPEPVSNKLIVSATPRYFDEVRRMIEKLDEQPPQVMIQVLIAEVLLNESDEFGVELGIQDSVLFDRSLLGDLLTVTSTSQLTQAGGAVSSVTQDTVISASNEPGFNFNSTDPLGNSGSANALSNASNVGGQGLSNFALGRSNAELGFGGLVLSASSQNVSVLLRALEESRRLEVLSRPQVLTLDNQPAFIQVGQRVPRITGSTINQIGQQNTVTLENVGLILGVTPRISPEGNVTMEIDAEKSEVGPESEGIPVSISADGTVVRSPRVNVASAQATVSAADGETIILGGLISTNRKQHHRKVPWLGDLPLIKHLFRYDSVSSRRAELLIILTPHVVRSPSDMERLKQTEMARMSWCACDVFDLHGEIISDCNSGSLFDASCEDYEVEVIYPHDDPRGLAPRNMDSQATGYGSGVVHPPLVPPADPAVHPNADAEWAQPQNRPDPMWPAVEPSLQPLSSTGPAMPDASVEQGGF; translated from the coding sequence ATGCACCAGGTTCGGCAGTCATTCATTTACGTTTTCGCCCTGACCGGTTGTCTGGTCAGTTTCTCAGCAGCGGTTGCGCAGTCTGAAAATGCGAATGCCGTCGTTTCCTATGCGCTGCGACACAAGTCTGTCAGAGAAGCCGAGGCGGTCTTCGCACCGCTGGTGGCCGATTCTCCGGACGTGCACATCCAGGCCGACGAACAGCACGGACGACTCGTACTGACCGGTCCGCCTTGGGCACACGATCTCTTGAAACAGGTGCTCGATCGGATCGATCGGAATCTGGATGATGGCAGCGCAGCGGCGGAAAGCACCATTCGGTTGCAGCCCCCTCAGTCCACCGGTCCACAAACACAGACACCGACAACCCCACGCGATGTCCCGGTTCGCTTGCCCAAGCCAAATTCGCCGTCAGGAATGAGACGCTCTCAGCAAGCCCTGCCTTCGGCACAAACCGATGCCCCGCAAAAAACCGAACGAACGCGGCGTTTGATGCCGTTGCCGATGGGGCAATCAAAGGCGATCCGAGATGATGTCTTGAGACTTTTCGGCGAACGATTGCAAATGGCGACGGGAGTCACGGCGTGGACGATGGATACGCCTTCCGGTCCGCTGCAGATCGGATTTGACCTCGAGCGAGAGGACGTTTTGATCGACGGACCGGTCGGAACGGTCGATCAATTCACTCAATTGCTGAAGGCGTTGGCCGAACGCTACCAGCGCCAGCAAACCGCCGGGACACAGCAGCGCGTCTTGATGTTGAAACGGGAGGTGCAGCCAAAAGTCCGGCAGATGATGCAATCCTCACGCTCGCCGAGCTCAACGTCGACAGCCGTGGATGCCGAAGGGGCGAGCTTGCGAGAGGAACGGGCCAGGATGTTGTTCAAGTTAACCGGGATCCAGCAGTCGGTCGGCCAAGTTGCCGAGGACCTGTATGCTCCGGAACCGTTACCGGCTCCCACGGGCCAACCCGCTGGGCAACCCGACGAGGAAGGCCCAAGGGAGCAGGACGCCGATGCTGCTCAACCCTCCCAAAACGCGGCCTCGTCGCAGCCCCAGTTGGCCCCGTCGCTGCCCCAGTTGGAAGGTGTCGAAGTCGAAACCTTGCCCGATTTGGATGCGATCATTCTACGCGGTCGTGACCAAGACCTTGACCAGCTATCGGAGATCATTCGAGAGCTGGAGCAATTGAGCCGTGAGACGCAGCCGGCCATCGAGTTGATTCGTTTGCGACATGCGAGTTCAGTCCGTGTGGCAGAGTTGATTGAACAGACACAGGAAGACCTGCTCGGTACTCGGCAAGGACGTGCGACGGTTACGCCACTGGCAAAGCCGAACGCGTTGCTGCTACTCGGCTGGGGAGAAGCCGTCACGGCGTTAAAAGAGTTGACTCTCAAACTGGACCGCCCGCTTGCACCGGAGATGCAGTTCAATATTTTTCGACTCAAGTATGCCTCGGCGACCTCGCTGCAGCAAACGATTGCAAGCTTCTTTGCAGGTCGCGAAGGCGAGCTCGCTCCGACGATTCAGTCAACCGTTGACGTTCGTACCAATTCGCTGATTGTTGATGCAGCGCCACGAGACATGGTTGCGGTGGCACGGTTGGTCGAACGACTCGATACGCTCGAAGGCGGCGCCGTCCAGCGGACTCGAGTGTTCCCGATCCAAAACAGCATGGCCGCCGATGTGGCGGAAACGCTGCGGGAAACGATTCAAGGGGCTCAATCCGCGACGCGATCGACGGGGATGGAGTTGATGCTCGACGATCTCGACCGTGAACGAACCATCGTATCGGGGGTTCTGGAAAATGTGCAAATCACCGTGGATGCTCGAAAAAACAGCTTGATCGTTTCCGCGCCGGCTGAGAATTTCGACATCATCGAAGCATTGATCCAAAGGCTGGATTCACCAGGCATGGTCGCGAAAATCAAGATTTTCCCGATTCAAAATGGGGATGCCGCCAGCTTGATCCAAACGCTTCGCTCGTTGCTCCCCAGTCAGCCGGGTGCGGATCCGGTGACGTCGGCGCAGCTTTCCAGCGCTCCGGGCGAGTCCTCGCTCGCACCGCTGCGGTTCACCGTGGATGTCCGCAGCAACAGCATTATTGCCACGGGGTCCGACGGCGATTTGAAGATTGTCGATGCGCTCCTGCTCCGTCTGGATGAAGCGGATGCGATGCAACGTCAAAACACCGTCTACCAGCTCAAAAACTCGCCAGCGGTCGATGTCGCCTTGGCCATCAACGAATTCCTTCGCAACACGCGGCAAGTGGAAAATGCTTCGCCGGGGACCCTCAACCCCTACGCTCAACTTGAAAAAGAAGTGGTGGTTGTCCCAGAACCGGTGTCCAACAAATTGATCGTCAGTGCAACGCCTCGGTACTTTGATGAAGTGCGGCGGATGATTGAGAAATTGGATGAACAACCGCCTCAAGTGATGATTCAAGTGCTGATCGCCGAAGTGCTGCTCAATGAATCGGACGAGTTCGGCGTTGAACTTGGTATTCAAGATTCGGTCCTCTTCGATCGTAGTCTACTCGGTGATTTGTTGACGGTCACCAGTACGTCCCAACTCACTCAGGCCGGTGGCGCGGTCTCTTCCGTCACGCAAGACACCGTCATTTCCGCAAGCAATGAGCCAGGATTCAATTTCAATAGTACGGATCCGTTGGGGAACAGCGGGTCCGCCAACGCATTGTCCAATGCCAGTAACGTCGGCGGCCAAGGCCTTTCCAATTTTGCCCTCGGTCGCAGTAACGCGGAATTGGGATTTGGTGGACTTGTCCTTTCAGCGAGCAGCCAAAACGTCAGTGTCTTGCTGCGGGCACTCGAAGAATCACGACGACTCGAAGTCCTCAGCCGGCCGCAGGTGCTAACCCTTGACAATCAACCGGCGTTCATTCAGGTCGGCCAACGTGTTCCGCGGATCACCGGATCGACGATCAACCAGATTGGGCAACAAAACACGGTGACCCTCGAAAACGTTGGTCTGATTCTCGGTGTCACACCGCGAATCAGTCCCGAAGGCAATGTGACCATGGAAATCGACGCGGAAAAGTCGGAAGTGGGGCCGGAATCGGAGGGGATTCCGGTGTCGATCAGCGCGGATGGTACGGTTGTACGTAGTCCACGCGTGAACGTGGCAAGTGCCCAAGCGACGGTGAGTGCTGCGGACGGTGAAACGATTATCTTGGGTGGGTTGATTTCGACGAACCGAAAACAACACCACCGGAAGGTTCCTTGGCTCGGTGATCTGCCGCTGATCAAGCATCTGTTCCGCTACGATTCGGTTTCCAGTCGACGCGCGGAACTACTGATCATCTTGACGCCTCACGTTGTTCGTTCGCCGTCTGACATGGAACGATTGAAACAAACCGAAATGGCACGGATGAGTTGGTGTGCGTGCGATGTGTTTGACCTTCATGGCGAGATCATTTCCGATTGCAACAGCGGGTCACTGTTCGACGCTTCGTGCGAAGATTATGAAGTGGAGGTGATCTACCCGCATGACGATCCCCGCGGTCTGGCACCGCGCAACATGGACTCGCAAGCAACCGGTTACGGTTCCGGAGTGGTGCATCCGCCCCTGGTTCCACCGGCTGACCCAGCGGTTCATCCAAACGCCGATGCAGAATGGGCTCAGCCGCAGAATCGGCCCGATCCGATGTGGCCTGCTGTCGAGCCCTCGCTACAGCCGTTATCGTCGACCGGACCAGCCATGCCGGATGCATCGGTCGAGCAGGGAGGATTTTGA
- the tgt gene encoding tRNA guanosine(34) transglycosylase Tgt, producing MTHFHFSLRHHDAGTAARRGEFSTPHGTVQTPGFMPVGTQGTVKGVTIDQVAASGAEMILGNTYHLALRPGHQTVRRLGGLHGMTGWKGPILTDSGGFQVFSLEAIREINEEAATFRSHIDGAIIRLTPEHSIEIQESLGSDVAMVLDHVVALPAERHEVIDAMERSIRWARRCLDAATREDQARFAIVQGGLDVELRQQCASELSSMDFEGFAIGGLSVGEPPPEMYRITEATCPYLPAEKPRYLMGVGTPVDLLESVARGVDLFDCVMPTRNGRNAMAFTDQGKIKIRNAVHREDIRPLEASCPCLACRHSRGYLRHLFVAKEMLGPILLSIHNLTYYQRLMAGVREAIEQDLLGEFIASKKAGWASSPSSS from the coding sequence ATGACACATTTTCACTTTTCGCTCCGTCATCACGACGCTGGCACTGCGGCGCGTCGTGGCGAGTTTTCAACGCCTCATGGAACCGTGCAAACGCCCGGTTTTATGCCTGTGGGGACCCAAGGAACGGTCAAAGGAGTGACGATCGATCAGGTCGCCGCCAGCGGGGCGGAAATGATCTTGGGCAACACCTACCACTTGGCACTTCGCCCCGGTCACCAGACGGTGCGGCGATTAGGTGGGCTTCACGGGATGACCGGTTGGAAGGGGCCGATCCTGACCGACAGCGGCGGATTTCAGGTTTTTAGCCTCGAAGCGATTCGAGAAATCAATGAGGAAGCTGCTACGTTCCGAAGCCACATTGACGGTGCCATCATTCGGCTGACGCCCGAGCATAGTATCGAAATCCAAGAATCGCTCGGCAGCGACGTGGCGATGGTTCTCGATCATGTCGTGGCACTGCCGGCGGAGCGACACGAGGTCATCGATGCGATGGAACGATCGATCCGATGGGCTCGGCGCTGCCTCGATGCGGCAACGCGAGAGGACCAGGCTCGCTTTGCGATCGTCCAAGGGGGATTGGACGTTGAGCTACGCCAGCAATGCGCCTCGGAATTGTCGTCGATGGACTTTGAGGGTTTTGCGATTGGCGGGTTGAGCGTAGGCGAGCCGCCACCCGAAATGTATCGCATCACCGAAGCAACCTGCCCCTATTTGCCCGCTGAAAAACCGCGATATCTGATGGGAGTCGGCACTCCGGTGGATCTTCTCGAAAGCGTTGCGCGAGGGGTCGACTTGTTTGATTGCGTCATGCCAACTCGCAATGGACGCAATGCAATGGCGTTCACGGATCAAGGGAAAATTAAAATCCGAAATGCGGTGCATCGCGAAGACATACGTCCTTTGGAAGCATCGTGTCCCTGTTTGGCCTGTCGTCACAGCCGAGGGTACTTGCGGCACTTGTTCGTCGCGAAGGAAATGCTTGGCCCCATCCTGCTTAGCATCCACAACTTGACCTATTACCAACGCTTGATGGCGGGCGTTCGCGAAGCGATCGAACAGGATTTGCTGGGGGAATTCATCGCCAGCAAGAAAGCCGGCTGGGCCTCGTCTCCTTCGTCGTCCTAG
- the tsaB gene encoding tRNA (adenosine(37)-N6)-threonylcarbamoyltransferase complex dimerization subunit type 1 TsaB, giving the protein MVGITQLAIETTGRSGSLAILVDQDIVYQHDLGAKSRTAAAIGPALKDAIDWCRRESDGVDFISVADGPGSFTGLRIGVTLAKMLSYSLQVPLVSVDSLAAIAATIFSGACPSLDSAGQQSTVSENSVLENLGPEVILVATDAYRGQFFTGSFRRLDTLPDLDRLSDRWSAHPKCVKIVGAADWAVDLRQVDLTRVALAGEAKPFGNLAQRRVAASQPDAVGVGLLGVRAARLQKWVDPAQLVPRYLRGSAAEEKAASKLNGQESKGKN; this is encoded by the coding sequence ATGGTCGGGATCACCCAGCTCGCTATTGAAACAACCGGTCGCTCGGGATCGCTCGCGATTTTGGTCGACCAGGACATCGTTTACCAGCACGATTTAGGTGCTAAAAGTCGCACGGCCGCAGCGATAGGGCCCGCTTTAAAGGACGCCATCGACTGGTGCCGGCGTGAATCGGATGGCGTCGATTTTATCTCCGTCGCGGACGGTCCGGGGTCATTCACCGGGCTTCGAATCGGAGTCACGCTGGCAAAAATGCTTAGCTATTCCCTACAAGTCCCGCTGGTTTCGGTCGACTCGCTCGCTGCGATTGCCGCAACGATCTTTTCTGGGGCTTGCCCGTCGCTTGATTCTGCTGGCCAGCAGTCGACGGTTTCTGAAAATTCGGTTTTGGAGAATCTCGGGCCCGAAGTGATCCTGGTCGCAACCGACGCCTACCGCGGACAGTTTTTCACCGGCTCGTTCCGTAGGTTGGATACTCTCCCGGACCTGGACCGACTTTCGGATCGCTGGTCGGCACACCCCAAATGTGTCAAAATTGTCGGTGCAGCGGATTGGGCGGTGGACCTGCGGCAGGTTGATCTCACGCGGGTTGCCCTGGCGGGGGAAGCCAAACCGTTTGGGAATCTTGCCCAACGGCGGGTGGCGGCGTCCCAGCCAGATGCGGTTGGCGTGGGATTGCTGGGGGTTCGAGCGGCCAGATTGCAGAAATGGGTGGATCCTGCCCAATTGGTCCCGAGGTACCTCCGCGGCAGTGCCGCCGAGGAAAAAGCAGCAAGCAAGCTCAACGGACAGGAATCAAAGGGGAAAAATTAG
- a CDS encoding metallophosphoesterase family protein codes for MKRALISDIHGNFDALTAVLADIRSVGVDDIYCLGDIIGYGPNPCECLDAVMKNAKSTILGNHDQAALFDPEGFNPMALQAIYWTRDQLDNGPGSSDQINARWDFLGELPRHVDEGEYRFVHGSPRDPTNEYVFPEYVFDTRKMEILFGKIQQYCFMGHTHLPGVFTTECEFISPDECDYVYQLGNPKVMVNVGSVGQPRDEDSRACYAILDTDAHTVTYRRVGYDIDAVANKIYGIPDLADALGDRLKHGR; via the coding sequence GTGAAACGCGCGTTGATTAGCGACATTCACGGAAATTTTGATGCACTGACGGCAGTGTTGGCGGATATCCGAAGCGTGGGAGTGGACGACATTTACTGCTTAGGGGACATCATCGGCTATGGCCCCAACCCCTGTGAGTGTCTCGACGCGGTCATGAAGAACGCGAAGTCGACCATCCTGGGGAATCACGACCAAGCAGCGCTGTTCGACCCCGAGGGTTTCAATCCGATGGCGTTGCAAGCGATTTACTGGACCCGTGACCAGTTGGATAACGGACCGGGTTCGTCGGACCAAATCAATGCGCGCTGGGACTTTCTGGGGGAACTGCCGCGTCATGTCGACGAAGGCGAGTACCGTTTTGTTCATGGTTCACCGCGTGATCCGACGAACGAATACGTTTTTCCTGAGTACGTGTTCGACACGCGCAAGATGGAGATTCTGTTTGGCAAAATCCAACAGTATTGCTTCATGGGGCACACCCATTTGCCAGGCGTGTTCACGACCGAATGCGAATTCATTTCGCCCGACGAATGTGATTACGTCTACCAGCTCGGTAACCCGAAGGTGATGGTCAATGTGGGGAGTGTCGGTCAGCCGCGTGATGAAGACAGTCGTGCTTGTTACGCGATTCTCGACACGGATGCCCACACCGTCACCTATCGCCGCGTCGGCTATGATATCGACGCGGTTGCCAATAAGATCTATGGGATTCCCGACTTAGCGGACGCCTTAGGCGATCGACTGAAACACGGCCGCTAA
- a CDS encoding metallophosphoesterase family protein, which yields MTRTAILSDIHGNLAALRAVLLDVESQKVDRIVCLGDVVGYGPQPCACLDQAMKFDFCVLGNHDSSALFDPEGFNIAAEQAIFWTRTQLESGSDGPDASRRRMEFLCKLPRTVREGGVLFVHGSPRSPTNEYVFPEDTQNGKKMEKLFSLIPHLCFQGHTHVPGIFTPELRFLRPADLAGGYGVSNSAHRLMINVGSVGQPRDGDPRSCYVLFDEQVVEFRRVEYDIEETVKEIEAEPELDNFLGYRLRDGR from the coding sequence GTGACGCGAACTGCAATTCTTAGCGACATCCACGGAAACCTCGCAGCGCTCCGGGCAGTGCTGCTTGACGTCGAGAGCCAGAAAGTGGATCGCATTGTTTGCCTTGGTGATGTCGTCGGTTACGGCCCCCAACCGTGTGCCTGCTTGGATCAAGCGATGAAGTTCGACTTCTGCGTGCTTGGCAATCACGACAGCAGCGCGCTATTCGATCCTGAAGGCTTCAACATCGCGGCGGAGCAAGCGATTTTTTGGACGCGTACTCAACTGGAAAGCGGCTCGGATGGGCCTGACGCCAGCCGTCGGCGAATGGAGTTTTTGTGTAAATTGCCTCGGACCGTCCGGGAAGGGGGCGTGTTGTTTGTCCACGGATCTCCGCGTAGCCCCACCAACGAGTACGTTTTTCCCGAGGACACTCAGAATGGGAAGAAGATGGAGAAATTGTTCTCGCTGATTCCGCATTTGTGCTTCCAAGGTCACACACACGTTCCGGGCATTTTTACGCCTGAATTGCGATTCCTTCGCCCCGCAGACCTTGCCGGCGGCTACGGTGTTTCCAATTCGGCCCATCGGCTGATGATCAACGTCGGCAGCGTTGGCCAGCCTCGTGACGGCGATCCGCGAAGCTGTTATGTGCTTTTCGACGAGCAGGTCGTTGAGTTTCGTCGCGTCGAGTACGACATTGAAGAGACCGTGAAGGAAATCGAAGCGGAACCCGAACTCGACAACTTCCTCGGATACCGACTTCGGGATGGTCGATAG
- a CDS encoding SseB family protein: MTTESNPSALDAAINDRDASTIRSLLLQLQFVLINIEDDEDDDESMGALTAEIEGEEVLVAFTSEENAGIFVEEMGDMFTDEDEVQGFVVDGETLLEYLPEDFGLLLNPETEQRNIIDTELVNEIVELGESPTESTD; the protein is encoded by the coding sequence ATGACCACCGAATCGAACCCTTCTGCTCTGGATGCCGCGATCAACGATCGCGACGCGTCGACGATCCGTTCGCTACTGCTCCAGCTTCAATTTGTGCTCATCAACATTGAAGACGATGAAGACGACGATGAAAGCATGGGGGCGCTGACCGCCGAGATTGAGGGCGAAGAGGTCTTGGTGGCTTTCACCTCCGAAGAAAACGCAGGGATCTTTGTTGAAGAGATGGGCGATATGTTCACCGACGAAGACGAGGTGCAGGGTTTTGTGGTGGATGGCGAAACGCTGCTGGAATACCTCCCTGAGGATTTCGGCTTGCTGCTCAATCCAGAGACCGAACAGAGGAACATTATCGATACGGAGCTCGTCAACGAAATCGTTGAGCTTGGCGAGTCGCCGACTGAGTCGACCGACTGA
- a CDS encoding glycosyltransferase family 4 protein, whose protein sequence is MRVVFEGAIFEMLPVGGIARYFTDIINRLPESITPIVLGPEEASLAFSNPHVTLSGVRTKAPLKMLRRFWRKSQHRLIDQQMDSLSGDLHHWTYYSGLCQREIRPGNVQNVITVYDFIHESFPELDPSGAHSYWKRKAIESADHICCISQTTHDDLCDRFPEVASRASVTMLGNSFVNVVAEPVTGQLANRPYVLFVGRRDNYKNFQTLWHAWQSVRSRVPELALVIVGPPIKRREARGLGMKEQEEGVIHLGGVSDPVLKGLYQHCRAFVFPSKEEGFGLPAVEAMESGAPVIASTCPALREVLGNVGHYFDAHDVDSLADLLVLADLERLPHCEKKLQLGLQRASELSWQKTVEQTVAAYRTLRGSSPIVRAA, encoded by the coding sequence ATGCGAGTCGTTTTTGAAGGCGCGATTTTCGAGATGTTACCGGTGGGTGGTATCGCGAGGTATTTTACGGACATCATCAACCGATTGCCCGAATCCATCACTCCAATCGTATTGGGCCCCGAAGAGGCCAGCCTCGCTTTTTCCAATCCACACGTCACGTTGAGTGGCGTTCGCACCAAAGCGCCGCTCAAAATGCTGCGGCGTTTTTGGCGAAAAAGCCAACATCGGTTGATCGACCAGCAGATGGACTCGCTCTCGGGCGACCTTCATCACTGGACTTACTATTCCGGACTCTGCCAACGCGAGATCCGGCCTGGGAACGTACAGAATGTGATCACGGTTTATGACTTTATCCATGAGTCCTTTCCTGAACTGGATCCCTCTGGCGCCCATTCCTATTGGAAACGCAAAGCGATTGAGTCGGCAGACCACATTTGCTGTATCTCGCAAACGACCCATGACGATCTTTGCGATCGCTTTCCCGAGGTCGCATCCCGAGCAAGTGTTACGATGCTAGGCAACAGCTTTGTCAACGTCGTGGCCGAACCGGTCACCGGACAATTGGCGAATCGGCCCTACGTTTTGTTTGTGGGTCGCAGAGACAACTACAAAAACTTCCAGACGCTGTGGCATGCTTGGCAGTCGGTTCGATCGCGAGTCCCTGAATTGGCCCTCGTGATCGTGGGGCCACCGATCAAGCGACGTGAAGCGCGTGGCTTAGGCATGAAAGAACAAGAAGAAGGGGTCATTCATCTTGGTGGTGTTAGCGATCCTGTCTTGAAGGGACTCTATCAACACTGTCGTGCGTTTGTGTTTCCCTCGAAGGAAGAGGGGTTTGGGCTGCCCGCCGTGGAAGCCATGGAAAGTGGTGCACCGGTGATCGCTTCGACCTGCCCGGCGCTTCGTGAAGTCCTCGGAAACGTGGGGCATTACTTTGATGCCCACGACGTCGATTCGCTTGCGGATCTTCTCGTTCTTGCAGACCTTGAGCGTCTGCCTCACTGTGAAAAAAAGCTACAATTGGGACTTCAGCGAGCGAGCGAATTGAGTTGGCAAAAGACAGTGGAACAGACGGTTGCGGCCTATCGAACGCTCCGTGGTTCCAGCCCAATCGTTCGAGCCGCGTAG
- a CDS encoding Gfo/Idh/MocA family protein has protein sequence MTHPKIPFQATAPTTARRMFLKSTVATGAAVSVPYFGSTQSSFAAESKSKNAKMSIGVIGAGGMANGNINTAKEWLDVVAVADVDAKHREAFGAKFSGGKADLYEDYRAILDRDDIDIIHIATPDHWHTKPLIEAMLAGKDVYCEKPLTLTIDEGKKIREVQKKTGRIVQVGTQQRSTFNLFVKAMALVADGRLGRIQQVQAAIGSGPSSPEVPVAPIPKELNWDRWLGPTPKVPYRYLAQPGSQRAKTNCHFEFRWWYDYSGGKLTDWGAHHVDICNWALKLNGQTAGPLSISGSAKHPVEFQDGYPVQKDRYNTTTQLRFTVKYPGDTELIIRSDTRSGVLITGDKGRIFVSRGSLTGKPVEDLVSQPLPEDAISKVYKGLPMEFNERKAHWANFLHCVRERKEPISDVHSHMQMLNVCHLAGISARLGRDLQWDDTAEQIVGDDQANRFLSRPYREGYEIEM, from the coding sequence ATGACCCACCCAAAGATCCCCTTTCAAGCCACGGCACCGACGACAGCGCGGCGGATGTTTCTGAAATCGACCGTTGCGACCGGTGCCGCCGTTTCGGTCCCCTATTTCGGTTCCACCCAATCCTCGTTTGCGGCGGAATCCAAATCGAAAAATGCTAAGATGTCGATCGGGGTGATTGGCGCCGGAGGAATGGCAAACGGGAACATCAACACCGCCAAAGAGTGGTTGGATGTCGTTGCCGTTGCAGATGTGGACGCCAAACACCGAGAGGCGTTTGGCGCAAAATTCAGTGGTGGCAAAGCGGACCTCTACGAAGACTATCGTGCCATTCTGGATCGCGATGACATCGACATCATCCACATTGCAACCCCGGACCATTGGCATACCAAGCCATTGATTGAAGCGATGCTTGCCGGAAAGGACGTCTACTGCGAGAAGCCATTGACCCTCACCATCGACGAGGGCAAAAAGATCCGTGAAGTCCAGAAGAAGACGGGCCGGATTGTTCAGGTGGGGACTCAGCAGCGAAGCACGTTCAATCTGTTCGTCAAGGCGATGGCGCTCGTTGCCGACGGCCGACTCGGCCGGATCCAGCAAGTTCAAGCTGCGATCGGCAGTGGTCCCTCCAGTCCCGAGGTGCCGGTGGCTCCCATTCCGAAAGAGCTGAACTGGGATCGGTGGCTTGGCCCCACTCCCAAGGTCCCGTATCGCTACTTGGCCCAACCAGGCAGTCAACGAGCCAAAACAAACTGTCACTTCGAGTTCCGCTGGTGGTACGACTACTCAGGCGGAAAATTGACCGATTGGGGCGCTCACCATGTCGATATCTGCAACTGGGCGTTGAAATTGAATGGGCAAACCGCAGGACCGCTGTCGATTAGCGGCTCGGCAAAGCATCCGGTTGAATTCCAGGACGGTTATCCGGTCCAGAAGGACCGCTACAACACGACGACCCAGCTTCGTTTCACCGTTAAGTACCCAGGTGATACGGAATTGATTATTCGCAGCGACACGCGTAGCGGCGTCTTGATCACCGGTGACAAAGGACGCATCTTCGTCAGCCGTGGCTCCTTGACCGGCAAGCCCGTCGAAGATTTGGTGAGTCAACCACTGCCCGAGGACGCGATTAGCAAGGTCTACAAGGGCTTGCCGATGGAATTCAACGAGCGGAAAGCCCACTGGGCCAATTTCCTGCATTGTGTCCGTGAGCGAAAAGAACCGATTTCGGACGTCCACAGCCACATGCAAATGCTGAACGTCTGCCATTTGGCTGGGATTTCAGCTCGTTTGGGGCGTGATTTGCAATGGGATGACACCGCGGAGCAAATTGTTGGCGACGACCAAGCCAATCGCTTCTTGTCCCGACCTTACCGCGAAGGCTATGAAATCGAGATGTAG